The Prochlorococcus marinus XMU1408 genome includes a region encoding these proteins:
- a CDS encoding DUF3764 family protein yields MALETTVFTFKISVPFADWAKGFDSPEVVAMHETNAIKPLYRGISKDDHESVVVIHQAEEGVAKAFFEASREAVEATGHIYDSTVITSYLAS; encoded by the coding sequence ATGGCATTGGAGACTACAGTATTTACTTTCAAGATTTCTGTTCCGTTTGCAGATTGGGCTAAGGGATTTGATAGTCCTGAGGTTGTTGCAATGCACGAGACTAACGCAATAAAACCTTTATACAGAGGTATTAGTAAAGATGATCATGAATCAGTTGTCGTGATCCATCAAGCAGAAGAGGGTGTTGCAAAAGCGTTTTTTGAAGCAAGTAGAGAAGCTGTTGAAGCTACAGGTCATATATATGATTCAACCGTTATTACCAGTTATTTAGCAAGTTAA
- a CDS encoding DUF1330 domain-containing protein, giving the protein MAKGFWLVTTTVTNPAFAEYVEAFQPWVESVGGSVLAKDMEGQTVEGKGGKLAVIIAFPSKQAAIDAYNSSEYQELSKLRWANSTDTNITIMDGDVTH; this is encoded by the coding sequence ATGGCTAAGGGTTTTTGGCTCGTTACTACAACAGTTACCAATCCAGCTTTTGCTGAATATGTTGAAGCCTTTCAACCTTGGGTTGAATCTGTAGGCGGATCAGTTCTTGCGAAGGATATGGAGGGACAAACTGTCGAAGGTAAGGGTGGAAAGTTAGCTGTCATTATTGCGTTCCCATCAAAGCAAGCTGCCATTGATGCTTATAACAGTTCGGAATATCAAGAGCTAAGCAAGTTACGCTGGGCTAATTCAACAGATACCAACATCACCATTATGGATGGCGATGTAACTCATTAA
- the def gene encoding peptide deformylase, whose protein sequence is MGIRNVLRIGHPALRRRAQEIPDDWFGSQRLQGIIDDLFDTKLACSGAGLAAPQIDEPWRVLVVGMDHNPRYPDAPPLPELVLINPVIKSIGKESIAGWEGCLSVPGLRGEVQRWRHIHLRWQDQEGVSYTEEFHDFHARVVQHEKDHLDGVLFPDRLTSPMAFGFTDELQAHERIP, encoded by the coding sequence ATGGGGATTCGGAATGTTCTACGAATTGGTCATCCGGCATTGCGTAGACGCGCACAAGAAATCCCTGATGACTGGTTTGGTAGTCAACGTCTACAGGGAATAATAGACGATCTGTTCGATACTAAATTGGCTTGTTCTGGAGCAGGGCTAGCTGCACCGCAGATCGATGAACCTTGGAGGGTTCTTGTTGTTGGTATGGACCATAACCCTCGATACCCCGATGCTCCTCCTTTGCCTGAACTTGTATTGATCAATCCTGTTATCAAATCAATTGGAAAGGAATCGATCGCTGGTTGGGAGGGTTGCCTCAGCGTACCTGGCTTGCGTGGTGAGGTGCAGCGTTGGAGACATATTCACCTGAGATGGCAAGACCAAGAGGGGGTTTCCTATACAGAAGAATTTCATGACTTCCATGCACGAGTCGTTCAGCATGAAAAAGATCACTTGGATGGTGTTCTTTTCCCTGATCGTCTTACCAGTCCAATGGCTTTTGGATTTACGGATGAGCTACAGGCTCATGAACGGATTCCTTAG